A stretch of DNA from Desulfosarcina ovata subsp. ovata:
GCGCCATCCTGTTTGCCGGCGTGGTTCAAGACGATGACTCGATTACCTTCTATGCCAAAGACAAAATCCCTGCCGGTCTGAACAGCGACGGGCGCACGTGGCGCGTCAAAGTCGGTAACGAATCGCTGGATACGGCCAAACTCAAAATGATGGGCGGCGGCGCTGTGGTCGGCACCATTCCCAAGGGGCTGCCATCCATGAGTGTCCCGCCGATCAACATCGGCGTCATGCTGCACCTGCTGCCGTTTGCGGCGATCATTTCTCTTTTGGGGTTCATGGAAGCGATTGCGATTGCCAAGTCCATGGCCAGTAAAACCGGACATCGGCTCGATCCCAACCAGGAGTTGATCGGTCAGGGACTGGGCAATATCTGCGGTGCCATCGGCAAGAGTTATCCCACCTCCGGGTCGTTTTCCCGTTCGGCGGTCAACCTTCAAGCTGGTGCGGTCAGCGGTCTGTCCAGCGTTTTTACCAGCGCGGCGGTGGTGATTGTGCTTTTATTTTTTACGCCATTGCTCTATCATCTTCCCCAGGCCGTACTGGCCGCGGTCATCATGATGGCCGTGATTGGTCTGCTCAACGTTTCCGGTTTCATCCATGCCTGGAAGGCCAAATGGTATGACGGCGCGATCTCCATTATCGCCTTTGTCAGTACCTTGGTTTTCGCTCCTCATCTGGACAAAGGGATCATGATCGGTGTGGTGCTGTCCTTGATGGTTTTCCTGTACAAAAGCATGCGTCCGAGAGTGGTTTTTCTGTCCCGCTCGGAGGATGAGGAGTTGCGCTGCGTGAGCACCCACAGTCTTGAGGAGTGTCCCTACGTGACCCTGGTCCGCTTCGAAGGGCCCCTGTTTTTCGCCAATGCCAGCTATCTTGAGGATACGATCACCGAGATGATCAGCACCAAAGACGGGCTCAATCATATTCTCGTCGCTGCCCACGGCATCAACGACATTGATTCATCGGGAGAGGAAACCTTGTCGCTGATCGTGGATCGGGTGAGAAGCAGTGGCATCGACATTTCCATGTGCGGGGTTAACGAGACGGTCATGGAAGTATTCAACCGTACCCACTTTTTGGCCAAAATCGGTGAAGACCATATTTACCCGACCCTGGAAAAAGGCATCGTTGCCGTCCATCAATCCGCCCACGAAAACAACCCGGATGCGAACTGCCCGTTGTTGAACGCTTGTCAACTT
This window harbors:
- a CDS encoding SulP family inorganic anion transporter — encoded protein: MLVKVFPFLAWFKNYDKASLQLDALSGLTVALVLIPQSMAYAQLAGLPAYFGLYASFLPPMIAALFGSSRQLATGPVAIVSLMTAASLAPLATTGSPGYIAYAVLLALMVGIFQLSLGVLRLGLVVNFLSHPVVNGFTNAAALIIASSQLSKMFGVYVDNAPHHYETIIHVIKAAINYTHWPTLLIGVFAFGIMYGLKWLSPRIPNVLVAVVITTAISWATGFQHDRIVSVDAIESPEARHLIEEFNRASLAIPALAEERTRFGEAANKAKQSHDEVGVLDAEHMLEVTNLKISHLKEEVHSNREQLRAILFAGVVQDDDSITFYAKDKIPAGLNSDGRTWRVKVGNESLDTAKLKMMGGGAVVGTIPKGLPSMSVPPINIGVMLHLLPFAAIISLLGFMEAIAIAKSMASKTGHRLDPNQELIGQGLGNICGAIGKSYPTSGSFSRSAVNLQAGAVSGLSSVFTSAAVVIVLLFFTPLLYHLPQAVLAAVIMMAVIGLLNVSGFIHAWKAKWYDGAISIIAFVSTLVFAPHLDKGIMIGVVLSLMVFLYKSMRPRVVFLSRSEDEELRCVSTHSLEECPYVTLVRFEGPLFFANASYLEDTITEMISTKDGLNHILVAAHGINDIDSSGEETLSLIVDRVRSSGIDISMCGVNETVMEVFNRTHFLAKIGEDHIYPTLEKGIVAVHQSAHENNPDANCPLLNACQLVEA